Proteins encoded together in one Ipomoea triloba cultivar NCNSP0323 chromosome 4, ASM357664v1 window:
- the LOC116016316 gene encoding nucleolar complex protein 4 homolog, translating to MAKKNGAKTLAELKTLGNKLLSSRAHINNLPVLLTFVNPSSAPQYALEALLSLQAFFTPLIPDLPSTTSAADPRDEPEIIYSIWLRSKFEDLVQSLIDIATSSQCEQALREVVLDALMEFVKVGNSGKFHPAIYRRFLHSIVHSSLGVDDILLHLLATKYFNYIDIRYFTYINMEKLSQTLEAKYITDYDNKISSGDSENPPRESMELSVQKIYYILSHIPPPDGLDQMSKYEMWNGLGIFVGKNNNRENALDSKAESKIGKAESSSDKVLPSLKVAKKMKLKFTKAWISFLKIPLPLDVYKEVLVSLHQAVIPYLSKPIMLCDFLTRSYDIGGVVSVMALSSLFILMTQHGIEYPNFYEKLYALLEPSIFMAKHRAKFFELLDSCLKSPLLPAYLAAAFCKKLSRLSLSVPPSGSLVITALIHNLLRRHPSINCLVHQDDTDETTKENSEAERETDVTADACTEVSVNGLGIDPFDEEERDPLRTNAMRSSLWEIDTLRHHYCPPVSRFVLSLENDLTVRAKTTEIAVKDFSSGSYATIFGDEIRRRVKQVPLAFYKVAPTSLFSESDFPGWTFDIKNKELAGVNQENDVISAKRQRVECS from the exons ATGGCCAAGAAGAACGGTGCGAAGACATTGGCGGAGCTGAAAACCCTAGGAAACAAGCTTTTGTCTTCTAGAGCACACATCAATAACCTCCCTGTCCTCCTCACCTTCGTCAATCCCTCTTCTGCTCCCCAATACGCTCTCGAAGCGCTACTTTCCCTCCAAGCCTTCTTCACTCCTCTCATTCCCGACCTCCCCTCCACTACTTCAGCTGCTGACCCCCGAGATGAACCCGAAATTATCTATAGTATTTGGCTCCGTTCCAAGTTCGAAGACCTCGTTCAATCCCTCATTGACATCGCCACCTCTTCCCAGTGCGAACAAGCCCTAAGG GAAGTTGTATTAGATGCACTAATGGAGTTTGTTAAGGTTGGAAACTCTGGAAAGTTTCACCCTGCAATATACCGCCGTTTTCTTCACAGTATT GTTCACTCATCATTGGGAGTGGATGATATTTTGCTTCATTTGCTTGCAACAAAGTATTTCAACTACATTGATATTCG TTATTTTACTTACATCAACATGGAAAAGCTCTCACAAACATTAGAAGCAAAATACATTACTG ATTATGATAACAAGATTTCATCTGGCGATTCTGAGAATCCTCCAAGAGAAAG TATGGAGCTTTCAGTTCAGaagatatattatattctatcgCATATCCCACCACCAGATGGTCTTGATCAAATGTCAAAATATGAGATGTGGAATGGTCTAG GTATTTTTGTTGGGAAAAACAATAACAGGGAAAATGCTTTGGATTCAAAAGCAGAAAGCAAGATTGGCAAAGCTGAAAGTTCTAGTGATAAA GTTTTGCCTTCTCTGAAAGTTGCTAAAAAGATGAAGCTGAAATTTACAAAAGCATGGATATCATTTCTTAAAATACCACTCCCACTTGATGTGTACAAAGAG GTTCTGGTTAGCCTTCATCAGGCAGTCATCCCTTACTTGTCAAAGCCCATCATGTTATG TGATTTCTTGACACGATCATATGATATTGGTGGGGTTGTCAGTGTTATGGCTCTTAGTAGCTTGTTTATCCTCATGACTCAACATGGTATAGAGTATCCAAACTTCTATGAAAAGCTATATGCTCTTCTAGAGCCTTCTATTTTTATGGCAAAACATCGGGCAAAATTCTTTGAG CTTCTTGATTCTTGCCTGAAATCACCACTTCTTCCTGCATATTTGGCTGCTGCTTTCTGCAAAAAATTGAGCAGGCTTTCACTATCAGTTCCTCCCTCAGGATCTCTTGTTATTACTGCTTTAATCCACAACCTTTTAAGGAGACATCCATCAATAAACTGCTTAGTGCATCAG GACGATACTGATGAGACAACTAAAGAAAATTCAGAAGCAGAGAGAGAGACTGATGTTACTGCAGATGCTTGCACAGAAGTCTCTGTTAATGGATTGGGCATTGATCCTTTTGATGAGGAAGAGAGGGATCCTTTGAGGACTAATGCCATGA GGAGCTCTCTTTGGGAGATTGATACTCTTCGTCATCACTACTGTCCTCCTGTTTCAAG ATTTGTTTTATCACTTGAAAATGATTTAACCGTCAGAGCAAAAACCACTGAAATAGCAGTAAAAGATTTCAGTTCTGGTTCTTATGCAACAATTTTTGGTGATGAG ATTAGGAGAAGGGTTAAACAAGTCCCCCTGGCATTCTACAAAGTAGCACCAACCTCTTTGTTCTCAGAGTCCGATTTTCCTGGCTGGACTTTCGATATAAAAAACAAAGAGTTAGCTGGTGTTAATCAAGAGAACGATGTTATTTCTGCGAAACGGCAGCGAGTTGAGTGCTCTTAA